ACACCATTTAGATGTTACTGTTCACAGGTCGATTCTGCAAAGGAGTTTATGCCATATCAGTGTCTGGCAGACTACCAGCTGGGGTCATCAGGGAAATGAAGAGCCGTGGCTATGTGTACAGACCCAGGGATACGAgtcaaagataaattataatacctctttaatattaagtaattataataataaaacattatacttatTGTATGTGTATTACTTCAGTTTTAATGCTACATGACAGTAGCTAAATTTGATACATCATACTGGCTTGGCCTGCAACAAATAAATCCTAAATATTCATAAAGTAGGATCCTGTATATTCAAGACTATGACTGGTATTATACactaagaaatgaaaataattagaattctaaagaaaaaaatattttactaaacaactatacaacataacttactgaaatacataaattaacaatatattcTACGTACAACTTCATTGGAACCTTAATAAATGCCAGAAAACACTTTActagttattaattttcttatacaTTCAACAAGTAGTCGGTAACAACAATAGATTCTCTAATATGAAAACAAtgattatttctttatgttCAGTATATATCAAGATACTATGTGTTTCCGTGTTTGGTTAGCGTTGCAGTATCTAGCATGTTGCGAGTTTCAATGTGCAGGAGATCATATTGTGTCAACTAGTGCCTGAAGGAGGAGCTTTAAATTCACTGTCGGTGCCGAGAACATCTTTATCAATTTCTTTAAAGTCTATGTTCTGCTGCTTCATTGCATtctgcaaacaaacaaacataattaaaaaaaaaatgtcacctCATGTTGCAAATTTATCccatatataattttatttcatcatacATATCAATCTTCAATATCAATTCAGTTTTTCtgattcattttattatacagTTCACACACACATTTCTCAATGTGCCAAATGCCTAAATCTGATAAGATAGTGTGTTATGATACAgtgaaatgttacttttatgaattttatgaatgaaagcTTTCATTTagcaacataataaatatagatccttatattatagcaataaaaataaccacAACATACATTTACCTTTACACAATCctgataaactttaaaaataccaGCGCAAATTGAATCATCGTGGTCTCCTTTCAAAAACCTTTCGGAAAACCAACTATTAAAACAGTCgtcgtattttttctttagctcAGTGCATTCTTCTCCAATACTATTCATGGTTTTGGTGTCTGTTTAACACCACCTATTTATCAGGTTTCTAGTTAATTCTTAACTGGAAAGACGGTATACTTTCATGTAGCAAAGCGTAACTTATGCTTATCAAGTAAGAATGACATAACATAACACAATGTGACATTTGACAGTTTCGTCGAATCG
This DNA window, taken from Trichoplusia ni isolate ovarian cell line Hi5 unplaced genomic scaffold, tn1 tig00003862, whole genome shotgun sequence, encodes the following:
- the LOC113508116 gene encoding TP53-regulated inhibitor of apoptosis 1-like; translated protein: MNSIGEECTELKKKYDDCFNSWFSERFLKGDHDDSICAGIFKVYQDCVKNAMKQQNIDFKEIDKDVLGTDSEFKAPPSGTS